A genomic window from Silene latifolia isolate original U9 population chromosome Y, ASM4854445v1, whole genome shotgun sequence includes:
- the LOC141631940 gene encoding uncharacterized protein LOC141631940 produces MNVSISCPAVASTMASMCGGHPSVGWYKDVWDAWCVPKHSIICWLIKQEAINIREKLFRLQISDNNQCVLCKNGIETHEHLFSRCKYSEQIKEQLESWLQIQIDPQCIGLSLQQLRVCRMTLAAFWYCVWIERNACRMDNCLKCPQRVVQEIRRLVYARIRVKTAGAVKMQDRIRLQKLDLIV; encoded by the exons atgaatgtcagcatttcgTGCCCTGCTGTTGCATCTACCATGGCGTCAATGTGTG GAGGACACCCCTCTGTTGGTTGGTATAAGGATGTCTGGGATGCATGGTGTGTTCCTAAGCATTCTATTATTTGCTGGTTGATTAAGCAAGAGGCTATTAACATACGTGAGAAGTTGTTCAGATTGCAGATTAGTGACAACAACCAGTGTGTGTTGTGTAAAAATGGGATTGAAACGCATGAGCATCTATTCAGTAGGTGCAAATACAGTGAACAGATAAAAGAACAGTTGGAAAGTTGGTTGCAGATTCAGATTGATCCTCAGTGTATAGGACTTTCGTTGCAACAGCTGAGAGTGTGCAGGATGACTTTGGCAGCTTTTTGGTATTGTGTATGGATTGAAAGGAATGCCTGCAGGATGGATAATTGTCTTAAATGTCCTCAGAGGGTGGTGCAGGAAATCAGAAGACTGGTTTATGCTAGGATACGAGTGAAGACTGCAGGAGCTGTTAAAATGCAAGATCGCATTAGGCTGCAAAAACTTGATCTTATTGTATAA
- the LOC141631941 gene encoding uncharacterized protein LOC141631941 — protein sequence MTSSAAKTIARIPQSKSPYKPGNILPITFSDCDLVGNPDLHHDSLVISMQVGTSNVRIILVDGDSVVNLIMLDVLKAMKINEDQITKKSSVLVGFSGETRNMLGKIYLHTYAEGVASYERFGILDCLSSYNVFLGRPWIHNVIVVPSNYNQCIKIPTD from the coding sequence atgaccagttcagcagcaaaaacGATAGCCAGGATTCCTCAGTCAAAGTCGCCCTACAAGCCTGGCAATATACTGCCTATCACCTtcagtgattgtgacctggtgggcaaCCCTGACCTGCATCATGACAGCCTGGTGATCTCCATGCAAGTTGGAACATCCAATGTAAGGATAATCCTGGTAGACGGAGATAGCGTAGTGAACTTGATCATGTTAGACGTGCTCAAAGCCATGAAGATCAATGAGGATCAAATAACCAAGAAGTCCAGTGtcttggtaggattcagtggagaaacaagaaacatGTTGGGGAAAATATATCTTCACACCTATGCTGAAGGCGTTGCATCCTATGAAAGATTTGGAATCTTAGACTGCCTATCCTCCTACAATGTCTTCCTGGGCAGGCCATGGATCCATAATGTCATAGTCGTCCCCTCCAATTACAATCaatgtatcaagataccaacggattag